DNA sequence from the Chroococcidiopsis sp. TS-821 genome:
CAGGTACTGAGGATGCTCCTGGCAGGCGGCTTTGTTCTTCAGGAGTTAGCTCCACGATGCCTACGGTTCGCTGCTGAACATTTGCTGCTAATTGCGAATCGTAGGGCAAAAATGGCAAAACGATCAACAGCAATCCGTGAATGCCTAAGGATGCTACGGCAGCCATGCCATTGGTAGAGCGAAAGCTTTCTGGTAGAGTTCTCATTAGGGAGGCGTAGGACATGATAGCTAAAGGTACACTCGTCTCCGTATTACAAGCTAAGGACTGCGAGTAACGCGATACTCATTGGGGGTGTAACATACGGCTTCTATCGAAAGAAGTATGTCTATGGATCTTGATATTAACCTTTCTACTCTTAACACTAGAACAGCAAAGTTACCAGTTTTTGATTGCAGAGGTAAGTATTCATTGTTAATTTACGTACTAAAAAACAGCGAAAGTGCTTGTAAAACAAAAGTCTAATACATCTAAACACGGTGTATCTTTCTACATAAATCTTAATATGTTATATGTTAGTGTGCTTGCAACCCCTCTCTCAATAATTAATTGTTCTCTGATTGCTCCCCGACTTTAGATTGACTCTTGGTTTACGACGTTGCGCGATCGCCAAAGTTGCACGATGAGCAGTGAAAAATACGCTAACTGCAATGTCGGATGCGATCGCAAGTCGGTATAAATTTTTTGCTGTGGTAGTGTTGCGTATTCAACGATCCAGCTATTTTCTAAGAGATGGCGCTGCTGCAATACCGCCCACACTTGCTCGTAGACAGAACTGACTTTCATCAAGACAACAACATCTGCCCAATCCAATACTGTTTCCAATTCTTCCACTGTATAAAGTGCTGGTAACACAGCTAGTCGCTCTTGTCGCAAAGTCAATGGCAATCCCAACGCTGCGGTAGCCGCCATCGGCGAACAGACTCCTGGAATAACTTTAATAATTGCTGTCGGTTGGAGTGTTTGTAGCGTTTGTGATAAGTATGTAAATGTGCTGTAAAAACTAACATCCCCTTCACACGCAAAAGCCACGTCATCGCCCTGACTAAGATATTGCCAAACTTGTTCTGCTGCGGTTTTCCATGCAGCAGTTAGTACCGTCATGTCTTGTACGTACGGAAAAGTAAGTGCTAATTGCACTTGTTGCGGACTCAACCACTGTGAAATAATTTGCTGCGCTAGCCCTTGTTTACCCTGAACTCCAGCGGGAAATGCCACAACTGGGGCTTGTTGCAAACAACGCCAACCCTTTATGGTAATTAATTCAGGATCGCCTGGACCTACACTAATGCCGTAAAGAGTACCGATTGTCATTGAGAGTTCGGGGATCAGGGTTCAGGGAGATGGATATGAGTATACTGAAATTTGTGTGCTAGTCCCTAATCTTGATGCTGCCGATTGTCATTTTGCCTGGATATCTGGAAGGTGCGATCGCTTATCGCGAACTCGAACAATCTTTGCAGCAACAGGGATTTCCTACTGTGACTGTACCGCTGCGGCGTCGCGATTGGTTAGTAACTTTGGGCGGTAGACCAGTAACACCAATCTTGCAGCAACTCGATTGCACTGTGAAACAAGTCTTACAGCAATATAATGTTTCCCGCATCAATTTGATCGGACACTCGGCTGGCGGATGGATTTCGCGCATCTACTTGGGAGATAAGCCTTATATTAGTCGCGGTCAAGTTGAATTAACAACGCCTTGGCAAGCGCATCAATACGTTGCGACATTAATAACTTTAGGCACGCCGCATACAAGTTTAGAACGCTGGACGCGCTGGAGTCTCGATTTTGTAAATCATAACTATCCTGGTGCTTTTTACCCGCACGTTCGTTATGTGTGTGTTGCTGGAAAAACCATCTTTGGGCAAAGACGTCACGGTAGTTGGTTAGCTTACAGTAGTTATCAATTAACTTGCGGTCAAGGCAATTGTTGGGGTGATGGAATTACGCCAATTGTAGCTGCACATCTTGATGGTGCAGAAAACCTAATCATTGAAGGCGTCAATCACTCGCCGCGATCGCCTGGTTTGTGGTACGGGTCGCCCTCGATTTTGCCTTTTTGGAGCCCGTACTTAGCATAAGTGCGATTAATCAAAATCTCCTTTACAAAAGAACATCTTTAATAAAAGTCGCGTTAAGATCTTAATAAAAGTATACATTTTGTAAATACAAAGAAATATTAGTTATGAAATCGTATGAATTCATCCTGCGGCGACTCGCGACAATTTTATCGATAGCAATTATTACATTAAGCGTCATGGCCGCAGTGACAGGAATTTTGCTGTCTTTTTACTACGAACCGGTTGCAGGGCAAGCTTATCAATCCTTAGAGTGGATTAACACTGAAATTCCAAATGGCTTGTTAATTCACAGTATTCACAACATCGCAGGTCATGCTTTAATCGTCACCGCACTTGTTCAAATTGTTGTCATGTTCTTAGGGAGACAGTTTCGTTCGAGTTGGCTGACGGCTTGGATTAGTGGTATTTTACTAACTTTAACTGCCATTGGCTTAAGTTGGACAGCAATCATTCTCGACTGGAGTCAAGTTGGTTACTGGCGTTTTCGCATCGAGTTAAGCACGATTGAAGCCATTCCTTTAATTGGCGGAACGTTACGTAATATTCTGACAGGTGGCGGAGCCGTTAACACAACAACAGTTGCGCACCTTTACACCATACATAGCTATCTTCTCTCTGTAGGTGCGATCGCGCTTGCTATTGTTCACTTAGGAGGTTTACTACAGCAAGAAAAAGAAATGAAAGGTAATGCTATTGAAGGCGCAACAAAAGCTGAGCAATTACAACAAAGGAACTTCTCGCAAACACTTTCATAAGCCTGCCAAAAGTAGATCGGAGGATAACCTCTGATCTATCAAACTCTTCTGAATTGAGACATTGTGTAAAAATAATTGGTATAGCTATTAGTAAGTCGCTCAATCACGCTTCAATGTTGCGACAATCTGCTTGATGCTGCGTCAGCTCACCCACCATCGACGCACCCGATAGCTGTTACAGTTCTTTAGAAACTGCTTCTTAGTAGTGTAGTATTTGCGAACGCTAAAGGAAACGCTGGTAATATATTGGATTAATACTACTGAACATTTTTTTATAAAGCAAAGTTTTATCAGTAGTGTAACTAGAGGTAATCTTCCTCTCATCGAACCGCAAGCGATATATCGTCTAGTGAATGGGCAAATCGTCCTGAATCGGGAATGTGAAAGGTAGTTTTTCTTAACTTTTAAAGTGGTGGAATTGGGACTTCTTCAACTTTAGAAAGCTTTTCCACGTTCAAACGCGTTGCATTGCGATCGCCCGACAAACGTTTTAAGAGATTTGGTCTGGGATCGTGCAAGATGTAGATGATGCGATCGCCTGGTTGCCACTCTTCTGTTGCTGATGCAATCGTAAAACGATCTTCGCGTTCGAGAAACAGTGGAACAATCTCTTTTGTGCGCATCAAAGCTTGTAAATGAGCTTGTTGAAAAGAAAACTCGCGATCGCTTAAAGTTGTTGTTCCTAACTTAACTCTGCCATCTTTGAGGTATTCATTCCAAGTTTTTAGCGGCAAGTCCGCAATAAAAGCTTGCTGTACCTTTGCTTTACCCGTAGTATTATTTGCTTCAGGATTGCGAGGAAAAACTGCCAAAACTCGCGGAGGGTTAAACTCTTCCGCAGCCCGCTGTGCTAAAACAAAGTTAACCTCACCATTATTCGTCATTGCCAAAAAAGTTCCCACTGAGGTAAGTTCGGCTTCTTCTAACACGCCTTTATCTAAAGCACTACGCACTATCACGCGAATATTTTCCGTTTCGGCTTGTTGCGCTGCCACAGGGTCGGTATCAATCATTACTACAGGTTCGCCACGTTCTTGAAGCAAACGAGCAATGAGGACACTCAAAGGATTACAACCGACAATCACTGCTCCTGTTGCCTCTTTAGAAGTAATTTGTAGCCAACTCGCAATCCAACCTGCAGTTAGTCCTTGACAAACGACAGTCAAGATAATTGTTAAGAAAACGAGTGCTTTAATCGAATCTCCACCATTGATGCCGCGTTCCGTTAAGAATATAGAAAATAAAGAAGCAACCGACGCAGAAACGATACCCCGCGGTGCGATCCAGCATAAAAACAGTTTTTGTCGCCAATTTAGGTCACTATTCCACGTACATACACCCACATTCAGTGGACGAATGACAAACATTAATACTAGAACTGTGAATAAGCTGCCCCACCCTAAAGCTAAAATACTCGCTAATGATAAATCTGCTGAGAGTAAGATAAATAGCACTGACACGCCTAGAATCGTCAGTTGTCCTTTAAATCGTCGTAATAATCTTTCTTCTGGTACAGATGAAGCCCGTAGGACAATACCTGCAACAACAGTTGCCATTAATCCTGATTCACTGCGAACGAGTTGGGCTAAAGTAAATAACCCCCACACTCCTGCTAAAACAACTAGATTTTTCAGTTCGTCGGATAAAAAATTGGCACGTTTGAACATTAAGCCGAATAACAAGCCACCGATCGCCCCAATTCCACCACCAATACCTAGACGTAAGATCAAGCCACTGATCGCGCGAATGGGGTCGGTTTCGCCATTGAGAATCGTGTCCAGAATTACAACCGCAAGAATTGCTCCGACAGGATCGATTAAAACCCCCTCTCCTTCTAACAGCGTAGCGACTTGACGTTCAACTTTGACAAGCTTAAGTAATGGACTAATAACAGTAGGTCCAGTAACAACAACTAAGGAAGCATAAAGAAAAGCTATTGTCCAGGGAAATTCACTCAACCAATGCGCCGCCATTCCCGCACCGATCAGCGTAATCGCGGTACCAATTGTCACTAAATTCCGCAAACTGCCAGAAACTTTGCCTAATTCGCGCAGTTCTAGGTTAAACCCACCCTCAAACAAAATAACTGCGGTTGAAAGCGCGACAATGACTTCTAATCCAGGACCGAGGGAGTGGGGATGAAGCAGCCCAATGCCATCAGCACCCAACAAAATACCAAATAGCAGTAAAAACACGATACTTGGTACTTTGAGGTATTCTGCCACTACTTGAGCGCCGATGCCTGCAGCGACAGCAATAACCATTTGCAAGGTAAGTTCAAACGATGCTTCCATAGGGGACTTGCAAAGTCTCTGTCATAACCTTTCGTTAAGGATAGTCGATATTCTTGCTACTCGGTGTAACACTACACGATCCCTCTGTTGTGAAACCTTGATTTATGGCAGTTAATTGTATTTTAGAATACACATTTTCTCATACTGTTCAGCGAAATAACTTTTTTAGTTATTAATTTAACTGGATGAATTGCTATTGAAAGCGATTGTTGTACGCATTAAAAGAGCGATCGCTGACTTCAGTATGCTAGTAATATCACTTAAATTTTGCCTAAAAATGAGTATTTTATTTTACTTATAAGTATTTGTAAATTTAATCGCAATTATCAAATAAAGCTTAATTTCAGAGAAAGCTTACGCTGTAGTCATATTGACAGGAAACGGTTCTTCTAGATGAATGCTGCATTTACCTCCTAAATCCCCAACGAGTGGGGAACTTCAAGTTTAGTTTTCTCATTTAGAGGCGAATATTCACACAGGAAATCTTATGACGACAGTGACACAACTAAAGATGAACGCGATAGAATAGCTGGTTCTCGTTATACTTTCTGTTTTGTGGGGTAATTCCTTCTTTTCATTAAAATTATTCTTCAGGAGTTGTAGTTTAGCAGCGATCGCATCCCCGCACTGACAAAAGCGGGTACTCAAATAAATTCAAGCTTCAATAGACTATTTCAGAAGTTGCTTGCGCAATTAATTAGACATCCTACCTGATCGTGCTGTAGCGCGTGCTTTGCCAACCCTGTTACTCTCATTACCGAAGGAGCATGTCTCGTAAATAAGCGTTATCGGAAATGGAAAAACAGCTTTGAACAATGACATTGCTGAATTGAACGTAGCTCAAGCAACTAAACAAATGCGATCGCGTGCTGACAACAAAATATTAAATATCCAACCGCTCAATAGTCTGGCGAAGAACTTTAGCCGAATGCTGTAACTGATCTAATTCAGTTGGATTTAACGCTAGATTCACAACCCGCGTTACACCCTGGCGATTGACTACCGCAGGTAAACTTAAACACACATCGTTAATGCCATGAATACCGTTAATCAAACTGCTGACAGTTAAAACTCGGTTTTGATTGCGTAAGATTGACTGGACAATTTGGGCGACTGCTAAACCGATCGCGTAAGAAGTTGCGCCTTTACGCTGGATAATTTCGTAGGCAGCATTTTTGACTTTTGTAAAAATTTCTTGTAACTGCGGCTCGATGGGTTTACCTGGTTCGCACTTTTCATCGAGAAGATGCATTCCAGATATATTCACCTTGCTCCAAACCGGAACTTCACTATCACCATGTTCGCCAATGATATAAGCGTGTAAACTACGCGGGTCGAGTTGCAACTTTTCTGCTAGCAGATAGCGAAAACGTGCGGTATCCAAAACTGTTCCTGACCCAATCACGCTAGAACTAGGTAGCCCAGAAATTTTGAGACAGACATAAGTCATAATGTCTACTGGATTGGTAACAATCAGCAAAATTGCTGTGGAACAGAATTTAACAACTTCTGGAATTAAGCTTTGAAAAATTTCTACATTTCTATTAACTAAATCTAAACGCGTTTCTCCTGGTTTTTGCTTAGCTCCTGCGGTGATAATTACAATATCTGCATTCTCACCATCAGCTAAGGTTCCTGCTCTAATGAGTGTTGGTTCAACAAAGGGTAGTCCGTGATTTAAATCCATGACTTCCCCTTCTAGCTTGTGCTGATTGATATCAACAATTACCATTTCATCGAGAAGATTCTGGATAATTAGGGAATAAGCACAAGCCATCCCTACTTGACCTGCACCAATAATAACTCCTTTACGAGGTCGGCGAATAATTAGCGAATGATTTTCTGGTGATGTAGATGTAAATAAGTTGTCAAAAAACATACAATTAACCGCTGCATCAACTACATCTCTTTGCTCTATATGAGGGCAAATATAAGTTCTTATAATAACGTTACTCTAGCTTTCATACTTCCTCTTTCTCAGGGTACAGGATTTTAATCAAACTGTAGTGTAAACATCATAAATTATGGGTGTAAGTATATCGCTATGGAGCAGGAAAATAATGAACAATACAAAGAACAACACAAAAGCAACGTACGAAGATTGGTTTAATGTAGGAAAATCTGATGCTTACGCGGGAAAACCTAAAACGCCACCAGAGGATGCTGAATCTGCAAGTATGTATGACCTAGGTTATAGCGAGGGCGAAATTACTTGTCCGCCAACTGAAACTCCAGAAAATGAAGAGTAGTTAAGCGCTAAACGCCAAAGTTGTGTATCAAAACCGCATAGCATCAGTCCGCATGGTATCAAATCAGTCATAGACATTCAGCACGCAATAAAACTCACCAGTAATCGAGTTGACATAACTTATAACTCTCGTAACTAGACTTGAGTGCAGCAATTGCAGTAGACTTAAATTTAGTTTATAGCTTGAAGTGGCGCGAACCTAAATAACCTCAGCCAGAAGCAAGTCAAGTTAAGAGCAACCTTGTTGAGCGTGACATTCTCGTCAATACTAAGAATTTGGTTGCATCAATAAGTCAAGTAAACTCAGTAAAATAGAATACTTTAATCTACTGAAATAAATAGGGCAAACACTGGTTGAAAACTTAATTCGAGCCATACTGCACGCTATCGATCTACGACTAGCAGTATCATTCAATACTATTGCCAGAGACAGGAGGCTTAAATGGAAAGCTTCGATTTTGTGATTCTGGGAGCAGGATTAGGTGGACTTTCAGCAGCAGCGTGTTTGACTCGGCAAGGACATCGAGTAGCAGTACTAGAAAAACACTACTTACCAGGTGGATGCTGCCATACCTTTGATTATGGTGAATATAGCTTTTGTGCTGACGTGCACTATATTTCACAATGCGGTTCGGGACAAGCGATCGCACAGTTTCTCAATTACATTGAACGCGATATCGAATTTAACTCGCTCGACCCTGACTGTATTGACCGAGTAATTACACCCGAAGTTGATTTTAAAATTCCTTTAGGCTGGGAAAACTTGCGATCGCGCCTTGTGGCGACTTTTCCTGAAGAAGCGGATGCGATCGACCGTTATTGCGATGCCATTAAACAATTACATCAAGAAATGCACAGTTTAGTGCGCGAGGTTAGTTGGTTCGACCAAAAATGGTCTGATTGGTTAAAACTACCCAAATACTGGAACTTATTTACAAAGCGTAATTGGACGCTGCAAGACCTTTACAATCGCGTCGGGCTATCGCCAAAGCTGCAAGCTATCTTAGCAGGTCAAAGTGGCGATTATGCGCTGCCACCAAATGAAATTGCCTTGCTAACGCATACTGCACTTGTTTGGGATTATTCCGAAGGTGCTTATTATCCGAAGCATCACTTTAAGCATTTTGTAGAAACGATTGTCGAAGCTATCAAAGCAGGCGGCGGTGTTGTGCAATTATCTACCCCAGTCGAACACATCGAAGTTAAACAGCGTCAAGTACAAAGCGTTACTGCTGGAGGAAAAACGTATCAAGCCGTTGCTTACATCAGTGACCTCGATCCAAAATTAACAGTACAGTTGATGCATAACGCTCATGCGTTAAGTCAGCGCGAATTACAGCGGCTTACAGGTTACGAATATTCAGCTAGTGCCTTCAACGTTTACTTAGGGTTAGATTCCAGGTTTGATCCGCAAAGATATGGCATTGGTAACTGGAATATTTGGTATTACCCCAACAGCAACCTTAATCAAGCTTATCAACAACAACTTTTAGGCAACTTGCATCATCCTTGGATTTTCCTCTCTTGCCCTACAATGAAATCGCACGAACCAGGAATGGCTCCTCACGGTCATCATGTTTTAGAAATTGCGACTGTTTGTCCTTATGAGCCATTTAAGCAATTGCATGACACTGATCCAAAAGCTTACAAAGCTAAAAAGCGCGAAGTTTATCAAGAGATTATGGCAAGTGTGCGCGATTTGATTCCGGATGTTGATGCTTACGCTCGGATGAAGGTTCCTGGTACTCCGACAACGAGTGAATATTACTTGGGACAACCGCAAGGGAATATCTACGGTGCAAAGCTTACACCAAGGCAGGTAGGCTTAAATCGTCTGGGATATCACACTGAATTGCCAAATCTTTTCTTAGTGGGAGCTAGCGCAGGGTATCCCAGTGTACCTGGTGTCATTGGCAATGGCATGGATGTGGTTGAACTGCTGACAGGGCAATCTATTTGGGATCGTCAAAATGCGATCGCATCTGAGGAGTTAGTACACCACTAATTTTAAGTGCCATAGGTAGCTGAAACTCTTTATCTATAAACTTTTTTTAATCGTAAATCCCCAAGTGGATGGGGTTAATTTCCCCTACGATTCAGTACATATGTACTATAATAGATAAAGTAGATTCATCGAGCCTCCGCATCAGCAATCAATGGCTCTACGGCGATACTAACCAAAGATGGACTCAAGCCCTATGACGAAACACTATCTTCTTAGCCTTAATCCAACAGCCAAGCATGACTGGGATCGTTGCGCTTTACGCGATCCGATTACCGCTAAGCGCCCAGAGCTAGCAAAATTGATTGCCGAAGCTATTGGCGCAGAACCAGGCACTTATCTCGTATCTGTCAATATCGAAGTGAAAGTTTTGGAGCAGGCTCCTATGTATCAAACCGAGCAGCTACCAATTAACCCAACAGAGCGTTCGTCCACCCACGCTCAATTGCAGGAAATAGCCGCATAAACGTACCCCTAACCCCTGACCTCTGATCCCTTGTATGATGACAATGCAACTGAGTCATTACCCTGCGGCGATCGCCCAAGCTGCACAACGGGTAAACGAAATTGACTCGCAAATTATGGCGGTGCAACAACTGATTAACCGCGAAGAAGGCAATGCTGACACGCGTTCAGCTTTCGATCCAGAATTGAAAAATGACACGCAACGGCGATCGCGTCGCTTTGAGTTACTACTCGTCAATCAGGAATACCAAACCGCACTGAATACATTAATTCAATTAAATGCAGAAAAAGCCAACGCGCTGGCGCACTTAGAATACCTCCGCAACCAGTTTAGCGTTGCCAAACTAGAATGTCGGCGAGCGATCGCGCAACAACTCACCGATTTTGAATCGAGAGAATTAGTTGGTTTGTAACTTTAAGTACAATCTGCTTGTAAGATCGCTAACAGCCTAGTCATAATAATTCGTCAAGCAGTGAAGTAATCTTCGCTGCTTTTTTGGCAGTTCCTGAAAATGAGGAATTGTCGAGCGCGCTTTCCTTCAATCACAATAAAGTAAGTTAATTGCAATTGTTTCATGACTCAAGTTACATCAGAAGACATTGCTAAATTTCGGGAGAAACTCCAAAATCCCGACGCCTCAGCTGCACTAGCAGAAATTGAAGATTGCGAGGGTAATCTCGAAGATGCCGCAATGGTACTAGCAATTCGAGTTGGGCAACAACCAGATATCGCCAACGCAGAGTGGTTAGATAGCTTAGCGAAGAAATGTCGAGCGATTATTTGTCGCGAAGAAAATAGAAATGCCTTACTTACCGAAGACTATGCTGCTGTAATGAGAGCCTTAGCTACAACAAGAATTTGCCCGCCACTTTTAGTTACTCCGGTATTGATGTACGTACTACAACAGGGTGTAGACAACTTTTGCGAACCACTCGACACCGTCTCATAGAAGCTAATAAAAGTTAATACTGCGAATACTATCTGCACTGAAACTACTGAACACCTTAATTTTTATGTATCGACAGGTGTTCTTTTTGTGATGAATATGGTATGGATAGTTGTTTCCTAAAGTATTATCAAACTCTTGAGCACTCGAGAATTGCAAATATTGCTATGCTTAAAAGTGCTCAATTTGAATTACATAGATAAAAATAAAAATCTCGCTTACATAATGAATTTTGTATTCAGCTGATTATATTTGGAGAAACATCCCATGCCTTATATCGCTTTTATAAAAAAAATGGTTTTTGATAGTACGCATTGTAAGGCAAAAACAGGCTTAATAAAAGAAACACCAAATGGGACTGATTGGTATATTTATAAGTCTAAAGCAGACTCTTTGCAAGTTGAAGTGATATTTGATATAGGTGCTAACATAGGGCAAACAGCTATTAAATTTGCTCAAAGTTTTCCGCAAGCAAAAATCTTCTCTTTTGAGCCAGTCACAGCAACATTTAAACAGTTAAAAGAAAATACTAAAAATCTTTCTGGTATTAGTTGCTTTCAAATTGGTTTGGGTTCTGAATCAGGGAAGTATGACATCTTTTTAAAATCGAACTCTCAATGCAATTCTTTTGTATTTGATGCCAATAATTGTATAAGTAATGCCTCTGAAGAAGTTATCATTAAAACAGTTGCGGAGTTTTGTCAAGAAAATAATATCCAGAAGATTGATATCTTAAAAACTGATACGGAAGGATTTGATTTACAGGTTATTCAAGGAGCCGAAGCTTTACTCAAAAAAAATCAAGTTCTATTTATCTTATCTGAAGTTGGTTTTAATCCTTCAGATGCTTTACATACTAACTTCTTTAAACTCAAATCATATTTAGACACATTTAATTTTGAGTTCCTTGGTTTTTACGATTTTGGTTACTCAAGAAAAGGGAGCTTAAAATATTGCAATGCCTTATTTCACAATAGGTGTTTCATTCAAAATACATAGAAGTATCAGTTTTTTTTATCAAAGTGCGATCGATAACTGCTGTTGAGCTATCACTGCTTTTTGTAATTTTAAAAGGTGTTTGTCTTGAATGCCGTACTGCATTAAACCATCAATAGTTTGTGAAAGATAATCTGCACAAGTACCAAGTTTTCCGTTAGCCGTTGCTAGGCTGTTGACAACAACTTCAGAAGAAATATCGCCTGCGTACATAATATGGTTGTGGTTGATTGTGAAAGCGATCGCATCCCAGCGTTCTTTGCCATCAACAACTTTTACCCACCGCGGAGTATACGAACCAACAACCATTTCTCGCCGCCAGAGAATGAGTAATTCTGTAAGAACATCCTCTGCTGGAATGCGATAGGCAATACCGCGACAGCTACCTCCGCGATCGAGTCCTAACATTAAGCCTGGGTTTTCCGGCGTTCCTCGCCCCAGCGGTGTCCACAAACAAAAGCGGCGATGCCATCCATAAATTGTCCCCACACGGCGATCGCTAAACTTCACCGTTGGATTCCAAATCAACGAACCATAGGCAAAAATCCAGACATCCGAGTGCGATCGCCCCTTGAGAATATCTTGTATTGATTGCTCTAGTTCAGTTTCATTCAAAACACGTAAATCTAACCCCGACTGTAAAACTAGCTCCTGTAATTTTCGCGACTCCAAGTAAGCACGAGTCAGCGCAATCATTCCTTGACCGTCACTCATGACACATCCATCAATCAATTATTTCAGCGCGTTCATTGCTGTACTTACAGCACTACTAGCCTTTTTCACAAAAAAACCTCAGCTATTGTCGTTGGTATATGCTTTGAACGCAGTATCAACGATAGCAAAACAGCTTTTTATAATCTAAGCACAAGTGATGAATTTTGAACTCAAAACTCTTTAAACTTCATCGACTCAAAGTACGCAAAAACCTTTGCATACTTGCAAAAATTCCAGATTTTTTTGCTTGTATAGTATCTCCAGGCTGCTGGAGACTTTTTCCTGACAAAATTAAGTCAAGTTCATCACCCATCGGTTTCTTCGGTTGTTCAGCAATTAATTGATATTCGCCTTCTTTATTTTCTAGCCAAACTTGCCAAGGCGAGGGATAACAACGAAATACGGCTGCACCATCAAGTGGGCGTAAATGGTAACAAGATTCAATCGTATTGAGAAAACGCGCCCGTAACTGTCGCCCCGCGTAGCCGATACCAACAATCGAAACATCTTCTAGCCGAGGATTGAGGAGAATAAAAGGTCTTTCTCCCACAGCTTGATGCAACTTCTCTACCTGCGTGACTTCAACTGCAGAAGGTGCAACTAACAAAAATGCTTCATCTTCAGGCAAAACTTGCTGATCGACAGGGACTCTCCCGGTGCCAATATCTAGAATTTTAAATGGTACTGATCCCCAATCACGACGCGCTAGCGCAGCAGCACCAGCATCAGGAAAGAAAACTTTAAGTTGACTGCCAAAAGAGTCTAATGCTGGAAGAAATTGCTCAGCAACTGGCATTGGGTTGAGTTCTGGGATAAGAATCTCAATTTGTAGTAAAGAGTAGCCATCAGCCATCGCTGCTTGGGTTGCGCCTTGGGCTTGGGCGATCGCCTGTTCCAGTGTTTTCGGAATTTCTGCCATGATCTCGTGTTTCCTTGCTGCTACGATCTAGCTTACATCGAGTCGAACAGGCATTTTAATTGTGCGATCGCCTCAAAATAGACACCCTGCAAGAATTGGTGCATCTAAGCAAATTCTATTTAGCAGGCAGTTCGGACTGACGCAAAAAGTCTACTAATTCAGTAATTCCATTGTCATAACCGACGCGACCTTTGTTCCAAAGGGAATGGCATTGAGATCGACTTGAAAGTTACTGTTGTGGTTTGAGAACGGAACTGTTTTGCCTTCTGCTCTGGCTTTAGCAAAGAGCGCAGGTTCAGCGACACCGACGAAGACAAAGCCTACCTGAATATTTTTATTGTCGCCTTTAAGCAAATGAACATCTTCTGAGCCTGTCGTCCCTGGAAAATCAGCAATCAGTTTGTTGGCTCCAACTAAATTTGCTAATTGAGG
Encoded proteins:
- a CDS encoding precorrin-2 C(20)-methyltransferase; protein product: MTIGTLYGISVGPGDPELITIKGWRCLQQAPVVAFPAGVQGKQGLAQQIISQWLSPQQVQLALTFPYVQDMTVLTAAWKTAAEQVWQYLSQGDDVAFACEGDVSFYSTFTYLSQTLQTLQPTAIIKVIPGVCSPMAATAALGLPLTLRQERLAVLPALYTVEELETVLDWADVVVLMKVSSVYEQVWAVLQQRHLLENSWIVEYATLPQQKIYTDLRSHPTLQLAYFSLLIVQLWRSRNVVNQESI
- a CDS encoding triacylglycerol lipase; this translates as MMLPIVILPGYLEGAIAYRELEQSLQQQGFPTVTVPLRRRDWLVTLGGRPVTPILQQLDCTVKQVLQQYNVSRINLIGHSAGGWISRIYLGDKPYISRGQVELTTPWQAHQYVATLITLGTPHTSLERWTRWSLDFVNHNYPGAFYPHVRYVCVAGKTIFGQRRHGSWLAYSSYQLTCGQGNCWGDGITPIVAAHLDGAENLIIEGVNHSPRSPGLWYGSPSILPFWSPYLA
- a CDS encoding cytochrome b N-terminal domain-containing protein, translated to MKSYEFILRRLATILSIAIITLSVMAAVTGILLSFYYEPVAGQAYQSLEWINTEIPNGLLIHSIHNIAGHALIVTALVQIVVMFLGRQFRSSWLTAWISGILLTLTAIGLSWTAIILDWSQVGYWRFRIELSTIEAIPLIGGTLRNILTGGGAVNTTTVAHLYTIHSYLLSVGAIALAIVHLGGLLQQEKEMKGNAIEGATKAEQLQQRNFSQTLS
- a CDS encoding sodium:proton antiporter, producing the protein MEASFELTLQMVIAVAAGIGAQVVAEYLKVPSIVFLLLFGILLGADGIGLLHPHSLGPGLEVIVALSTAVILFEGGFNLELRELGKVSGSLRNLVTIGTAITLIGAGMAAHWLSEFPWTIAFLYASLVVVTGPTVISPLLKLVKVERQVATLLEGEGVLIDPVGAILAVVILDTILNGETDPIRAISGLILRLGIGGGIGAIGGLLFGLMFKRANFLSDELKNLVVLAGVWGLFTLAQLVRSESGLMATVVAGIVLRASSVPEERLLRRFKGQLTILGVSVLFILLSADLSLASILALGWGSLFTVLVLMFVIRPLNVGVCTWNSDLNWRQKLFLCWIAPRGIVSASVASLFSIFLTERGINGGDSIKALVFLTIILTVVCQGLTAGWIASWLQITSKEATGAVIVGCNPLSVLIARLLQERGEPVVMIDTDPVAAQQAETENIRVIVRSALDKGVLEEAELTSVGTFLAMTNNGEVNFVLAQRAAEEFNPPRVLAVFPRNPEANNTTGKAKVQQAFIADLPLKTWNEYLKDGRVKLGTTTLSDREFSFQQAHLQALMRTKEIVPLFLEREDRFTIASATEEWQPGDRIIYILHDPRPNLLKRLSGDRNATRLNVEKLSKVEEVPIPPL
- a CDS encoding L-lactate dehydrogenase — translated: MFFDNLFTSTSPENHSLIIRRPRKGVIIGAGQVGMACAYSLIIQNLLDEMVIVDINQHKLEGEVMDLNHGLPFVEPTLIRAGTLADGENADIVIITAGAKQKPGETRLDLVNRNVEIFQSLIPEVVKFCSTAILLIVTNPVDIMTYVCLKISGLPSSSVIGSGTVLDTARFRYLLAEKLQLDPRSLHAYIIGEHGDSEVPVWSKVNISGMHLLDEKCEPGKPIEPQLQEIFTKVKNAAYEIIQRKGATSYAIGLAVAQIVQSILRNQNRVLTVSSLINGIHGINDVCLSLPAVVNRQGVTRVVNLALNPTELDQLQHSAKVLRQTIERLDI